The following are encoded in a window of Nocardioides houyundeii genomic DNA:
- a CDS encoding SsgA family sporulation/cell division regulator, whose amino-acid sequence MTNRSDRRVAGVVEQDITMQCIDSLGRGHDLETVFSYQRSDPFAVTITFVTHEGDLPWTFSRDLLAHGMSEPTGDGDVHVCPSLDSKGRAVVIVELSSPDGHLITQAHIKDVRQFITRSFALVPEGEESQHMPIDDMILQLLTA is encoded by the coding sequence ATGACGAATCGTAGCGACCGGCGCGTGGCCGGTGTTGTCGAACAGGACATCACGATGCAGTGCATCGACTCGCTGGGTCGTGGGCACGACCTCGAGACGGTGTTCTCGTATCAGCGCAGCGACCCCTTCGCCGTGACGATCACCTTCGTCACCCACGAGGGCGACCTCCCGTGGACCTTCAGCCGGGACCTGCTGGCGCACGGCATGAGCGAGCCCACCGGCGACGGCGACGTGCACGTGTGCCCGAGCCTCGACTCGAAGGGCCGGGCCGTGGTGATCGTCGAGCTCAGCTCGCCCGACGGCCACCTCATCACCCAGGCGCACATCAAGGACGTCCGTCAGTTCATCACTCGTTCGTTCGCACTGGTGCCCGAGGGCGAGGAGTCCCAGCACATGCCGATCGACGACATGATCCTGCAGCTCCTGACCGCCTGA
- a CDS encoding aminotransferase class IV, with product MRAWVDGQLLTDPAAPAITISDHGFTVGDGVFESIKVVAGQPFALTRHLARLAHSAIGLGLPAVDDALVRRGVAEVLAGDPLALGRLRITYTGGVSPMGSGRGDHGPTVVVAVSPMEPLAPTTAVCTVPWPRNERGAVAGLKTTSYAENVVALAHAAERGATEAVLPNTVGDLCEGTGSNVFYVLDGELRTPTLASGCLAGVTRALVLEWYGGREVDAPIEEVAEASEVFLVSTTRDVQGVHSWDGRALPAPGPITTEAMAAWQSGERAGIDP from the coding sequence ATGCGCGCCTGGGTCGACGGACAACTGCTCACCGATCCGGCAGCGCCGGCGATCACCATCTCCGACCACGGGTTCACTGTCGGGGACGGCGTCTTCGAGTCGATCAAGGTCGTGGCCGGCCAGCCCTTCGCCCTCACCCGCCACCTGGCCCGGTTGGCGCACTCCGCGATCGGGCTGGGGCTGCCCGCGGTGGACGACGCGCTGGTGCGTCGGGGCGTCGCGGAGGTGCTCGCGGGGGATCCGCTGGCCCTGGGCCGGCTCCGGATCACCTACACCGGCGGCGTGTCCCCGATGGGCAGCGGCAGGGGCGATCACGGACCGACCGTGGTGGTCGCGGTCTCGCCCATGGAGCCGCTGGCGCCCACGACTGCGGTCTGCACCGTGCCGTGGCCCCGCAACGAGCGGGGAGCGGTGGCAGGGCTGAAGACCACGTCGTACGCGGAGAACGTGGTGGCGTTGGCGCACGCGGCGGAGCGCGGCGCCACGGAGGCGGTCCTGCCCAACACGGTGGGGGACCTGTGCGAGGGCACGGGATCGAACGTCTTCTACGTCCTCGACGGCGAGCTGCGTACGCCGACGCTGGCCAGCGGCTGCCTGGCCGGGGTCACCCGGGCCCTGGTCCTGGAGTGGTACGGCGGCCGGGAGGTCGACGCGCCGATCGAGGAGGTCGCTGAGGCGAGCGAGGTGTTCCTGGTCTCGACGACCCGGGACGTGCAGGGCGTGCACTCCTGGGACGGGAGAGCGCTGCCGGCACCGGGGCCGATCACCACCGAGGCGATGGCGGCATGGCAGTCGGGGGAGCGGGCCGGCATCGACCCGTGA
- a CDS encoding phosphoribosyltransferase — protein MSARSAAPQSAAEPPPPPSSTPSSTPSSTPGEPGTAPWTGAWVQERLDIALRTSEAPLGVQLDELVGLAVRRNPRRAHLLVSLVLGKHVPTDPVLVHGSGLLLGRLAAARLASPAGAPHPVDLPGGELLRQALHGVQGSAARLVEHARTPAGAVPDGVVVLGYAETATALGHAVADALDVPYLHSTRRAVPGMRQLGSFQEEHSHATSHLLLPEHPAAFTRPGPLVLVDDELSTGRTALNTITALHRATPRSHYVIAALVDLRSAADRERMARVAGELGARIDLVALAAGAVDTPSDVLERGAALVREIEAELSAAPAADAQRARGEVTRVDLGWPSGLREGGRHGFTRADRGRFAAALPVLAERLADAAGPGARRVHVLGFEELMQAPFRLAGELGAVLATRSGGDEITVACSGTTRSPVLAVPEAGYAIRSALTFPAHDDPSDGPGPRFAYNLTSAAGESRFDTVVLVVDDAGDTDELWSASGLVSRLAEIAPRVLVVTVPAHRPRPLPEPLRGPRFGSYRPDDVAWLLTDLSPVDLEAPTEEREEAIQSGGAHYAESLPVEFQPDAAYQALFTATLASSATRMARAVGLVTEQVLALRGSEAVLVSLARAGTPVGVLMRRWAQLVHGLELPHYAVSIVRGKGIDEVALAYLAAHHDPATVMFVDGWTGKGAITRELAASVQAANAALGADFAADLAVLADTGRCVELFGTREDYLIPSACLNSTVSGLVSRTVLNDALIGPGDFHGAKFYADLADSDVSAAFVDAVAAQFAGVRDEVLAALPGHLASDRTPTWSGWAAVEAVSREYGIGDVNLVKPGVGETTRVLLRRVPWKVLVRADAADELGHIRLLADQRGVEVVEVPDLPYSAIGLIHPRFTRGATGTDGTAATAGAGG, from the coding sequence GTGAGCGCCCGCTCGGCCGCGCCGCAGAGCGCGGCCGAGCCGCCCCCACCGCCGTCAAGCACGCCCTCGAGCACGCCCTCGAGCACTCCGGGAGAGCCCGGAACCGCGCCGTGGACCGGCGCCTGGGTCCAGGAGCGGCTCGACATCGCGCTGCGCACCAGCGAGGCGCCGCTGGGGGTGCAGCTCGACGAGCTGGTGGGGCTCGCCGTCCGACGCAACCCCCGGCGCGCCCACCTGCTGGTCTCCCTGGTGCTGGGCAAGCACGTCCCCACGGACCCGGTCCTGGTGCACGGCTCCGGTCTGCTGCTGGGGCGGCTGGCGGCCGCGCGCCTGGCATCCCCGGCCGGCGCGCCGCACCCGGTGGACCTGCCCGGGGGCGAGCTGCTGCGCCAGGCGCTGCACGGCGTCCAGGGCAGTGCCGCCCGGCTGGTCGAGCACGCCCGGACGCCCGCCGGCGCCGTGCCCGACGGCGTCGTGGTGCTGGGGTACGCCGAGACCGCCACGGCACTGGGCCACGCGGTGGCGGACGCCCTCGACGTGCCCTACCTGCACTCCACGCGCCGTGCGGTGCCCGGGATGCGCCAGCTGGGTTCGTTCCAGGAGGAGCACTCCCACGCCACCAGCCACCTGCTGCTCCCCGAGCATCCGGCTGCGTTCACCCGGCCGGGTCCGCTGGTCCTCGTCGACGACGAGCTCTCCACCGGCCGCACGGCGCTCAACACCATCACGGCCCTGCACCGGGCGACTCCCCGCAGCCACTACGTGATCGCCGCGCTGGTCGACCTGCGCAGCGCCGCCGATCGGGAGCGGATGGCGCGGGTGGCCGGTGAGCTGGGGGCCCGCATCGACCTGGTCGCACTCGCCGCCGGAGCCGTGGACACCCCCTCCGACGTGTTGGAGCGCGGTGCCGCCCTGGTCCGCGAGATCGAGGCAGAACTGAGCGCCGCCCCTGCGGCCGACGCCCAGCGAGCCCGGGGCGAGGTCACCCGGGTGGACCTGGGCTGGCCGTCGGGGCTGCGCGAGGGGGGCCGCCACGGGTTCACCCGGGCCGACCGTGGCCGGTTCGCCGCGGCGCTGCCGGTGCTGGCCGAGCGGCTGGCCGACGCGGCCGGGCCTGGGGCCCGGCGGGTGCACGTGCTCGGCTTCGAGGAGCTGATGCAGGCCCCGTTCCGCCTCGCGGGCGAGCTGGGCGCCGTGCTGGCCACGCGCTCCGGCGGTGACGAGATCACGGTGGCCTGCTCGGGCACCACCCGGTCCCCGGTGCTGGCGGTGCCCGAGGCGGGCTACGCGATCAGGTCTGCCCTGACCTTTCCCGCACACGACGACCCCAGCGACGGCCCCGGCCCGCGGTTCGCCTACAACCTCACCTCGGCGGCGGGGGAGTCCCGCTTCGACACCGTGGTCCTGGTGGTCGACGACGCCGGCGACACCGACGAGCTCTGGTCCGCGTCCGGGTTGGTGAGCCGGCTCGCCGAGATCGCCCCCCGGGTGCTGGTGGTCACGGTGCCGGCGCACCGGCCCCGTCCCCTCCCCGAGCCCCTGCGTGGTCCGCGGTTCGGCTCCTACCGGCCCGACGACGTGGCCTGGCTGCTCACCGACCTGTCCCCCGTCGACCTGGAGGCACCGACCGAGGAGCGCGAGGAGGCCATCCAGTCCGGTGGTGCGCATTACGCGGAGTCGCTGCCGGTGGAGTTCCAGCCCGACGCCGCCTACCAGGCGCTGTTCACCGCCACCTTGGCGTCGTCCGCGACCCGCATGGCGCGAGCGGTCGGCCTGGTCACCGAGCAGGTGCTGGCCCTGCGCGGGTCCGAGGCGGTGCTGGTCTCCCTGGCTCGCGCCGGTACGCCTGTGGGGGTGCTGATGCGCCGCTGGGCCCAGCTGGTGCACGGCCTGGAGTTGCCGCACTACGCGGTGTCCATCGTCCGCGGCAAGGGCATCGACGAGGTGGCCCTGGCCTACCTGGCTGCGCACCACGACCCGGCCACGGTGATGTTCGTGGACGGCTGGACCGGCAAGGGAGCGATCACCCGCGAGCTGGCCGCCTCCGTGCAGGCGGCGAACGCCGCGCTGGGGGCGGACTTCGCGGCCGACCTGGCCGTGCTCGCCGACACCGGTCGGTGCGTGGAGCTCTTCGGCACCCGGGAGGACTACCTGATCCCCTCGGCGTGCCTGAACTCAACTGTCTCCGGCCTGGTCTCGCGCACCGTGCTGAACGACGCTCTCATCGGGCCCGGTGACTTCCACGGGGCGAAGTTCTACGCCGACCTGGCGGACTCGGACGTCTCCGCGGCCTTCGTCGACGCGGTCGCCGCGCAGTTCGCCGGGGTCCGGGACGAGGTTCTGGCGGCGTTGCCTGGCCACCTGGCCTCCGACCGCACCCCGACCTGGTCCGGCTGGGCCGCGGTCGAGGCCGTGAGCCGGGAGTACGGCATCGGCGACGTCAACCTGGTCAAGCCGGGGGTGGGGGAGACCACCCGGGTGCTGCTGCGCCGGGTCCCCTGGAAGGTCCTGGTCCGGGCGGACGCGGCGGACGAGCTGGGCCACATCAGGCTGCTGGCCGACCAGCGCGGCGTCGAGGTGGTCGAGGTCCCCGATCTGCCGTACTCGGCCATCGGACTGATCCACCCCAGGTTCACCCGCGGTGCCACCGGCACGGACGGCACCGCGGCGACCGCGGGAGCCGGGGGATGA
- a CDS encoding TerD family protein: MSISLNKGQTVSLTKKSGGALSKVRMGLGWDAAKKKGFLGRMSEQSIDLDASALLFDASGNVVDTIWYNQLVSKDGSIVHTGDNRTGAGDGDDESIKVDLSALPSNVQTVVFTVNSFTGQGFAQVENAFCRLVDEANEDEIARYDLSATGSHTAQIMAKVSRDGAGWSMTAIGGTASGRTVAAIAPAAAQHL, translated from the coding sequence ATGAGCATCAGCCTGAACAAGGGCCAGACCGTGTCCCTGACCAAGAAGAGCGGCGGCGCGCTGTCCAAGGTCCGGATGGGACTGGGCTGGGACGCGGCCAAGAAGAAGGGCTTCCTGGGCCGGATGTCGGAGCAGTCGATCGACCTCGATGCCTCCGCGCTGCTCTTCGACGCCTCGGGCAACGTCGTCGACACCATCTGGTACAACCAGCTCGTCTCCAAGGACGGCTCGATCGTGCACACCGGGGACAACCGCACCGGCGCCGGTGACGGGGACGACGAGTCCATCAAGGTGGACCTGTCGGCGTTGCCCTCGAACGTCCAGACGGTCGTGTTCACCGTCAACTCGTTCACCGGACAGGGGTTCGCCCAGGTCGAGAACGCCTTCTGCCGCCTGGTCGACGAGGCCAACGAGGACGAGATCGCGCGCTACGACCTGTCGGCCACCGGCAGCCACACCGCTCAGATCATGGCCAAGGTGTCCAGGGACGGCGCCGGTTGGTCGATGACCGCGATCGGTGGCACCGCCAGTGGCCGCACCGTGGCCGCCATCGCACCGGCGGCGGCCCAGCACCTGTGA